One region of Syntrophobacter fumaroxidans MPOB genomic DNA includes:
- a CDS encoding MazG family protein, translating to MTTNDLTRWNKVRRIYEIIDRLRGESGCPWDRKQTPDKVQTYLIEEAHEAASAVRAGRREEAAEELGDLLFMVFFLIHLYEESGDFRLEEVCDAICEKMVRRHPHVFGETRVASAREVKENWEKIKADEKATAGKEQDRVPESLPALMRAYRMLARLSHKQGGDLNDVSAQTRKFLEMGRGLAADPAGGNTVSADDFGEMLLALVNLARLKGYRAEDCLHQRLVRLETP from the coding sequence GTGACGACGAACGATTTGACGCGGTGGAATAAGGTCCGCCGCATCTATGAGATCATCGACCGGCTTCGGGGGGAGTCCGGTTGCCCCTGGGATCGGAAGCAGACTCCCGATAAAGTCCAGACCTATTTGATCGAAGAGGCCCACGAAGCGGCGTCGGCCGTTCGAGCCGGGCGCCGGGAGGAGGCCGCCGAAGAACTGGGCGACTTGCTGTTCATGGTTTTTTTCCTGATTCATCTCTACGAGGAATCCGGCGACTTCAGGCTCGAGGAGGTCTGCGACGCGATTTGCGAAAAAATGGTGCGCAGACACCCCCATGTTTTCGGGGAAACCCGTGTCGCTTCGGCCCGGGAGGTAAAGGAAAACTGGGAAAAGATCAAGGCGGACGAGAAGGCCACCGCGGGCAAGGAGCAAGACCGGGTGCCGGAGTCGCTTCCCGCGCTGATGCGCGCATACCGGATGCTCGCACGCCTCTCGCACAAACAGGGCGGCGATCTGAACGACGTTTCGGCTCAGACCCGCAAGTTCCTGGAAATGGGGAGGGGCCTGGCCGCCGATCCGGCGGGGGGCAACACCGTTTCGGCCGATGATTTCGGCGAGATGCTGCTTGCCCTGGTGAACCTGGCGCGGCTCAAAGGCTATCGTGCCGAAGACTGCCTCCACCAACGGCTGGTGCGATTGGAAACGCCATGA
- a CDS encoding CvpA family protein, with the protein MNGLDWVVVGVGAFCVLRGIMRGAVSQIFGIAGVLGGFVLASHHYETLAAQLARTFPKLSGTPAISFILLFCLTWFCIALAGYAVARLLRKTGLGFLDRLWGGVIGFGKALLIAVVAISMLTVFVSAKNPLLTGSVLVPYIQDAARIVVQLTPASVQKAFEEKRKALERYWLESREKSPGADRPTRPVERKRK; encoded by the coding sequence ATGAACGGTCTGGATTGGGTTGTGGTGGGGGTGGGAGCCTTTTGCGTGTTGCGTGGAATCATGCGCGGAGCGGTCTCCCAGATATTCGGCATCGCGGGAGTGCTGGGTGGCTTCGTGCTCGCTTCCCACCATTACGAGACTCTGGCCGCGCAGCTGGCCCGCACATTTCCCAAACTGTCGGGAACGCCCGCGATCAGCTTCATTCTGCTCTTCTGCTTGACATGGTTCTGTATCGCACTGGCCGGCTACGCCGTTGCAAGGCTCCTGCGCAAGACGGGGCTCGGTTTCCTCGACCGGCTCTGGGGCGGAGTGATCGGGTTCGGCAAGGCCTTGCTGATCGCCGTAGTGGCCATATCCATGCTGACGGTGTTCGTCTCGGCGAAGAACCCCCTGCTCACAGGGTCCGTTCTGGTCCCCTACATACAGGATGCCGCCAGGATCGTGGTGCAGCTGACGCCGGCGAGCGTGCAAAAGGCCTTCGAGGAGAAACGAAAGGCTCTTGAACGATACTGGCTGGAATCCAGGGAGAAGTCTCCCGGGGCCGATCGGCCGACGAGGCCGGTTGAGAGGAAACGCAAGTGA
- a CDS encoding PhoH family protein has protein sequence MASTAHETEKQRGSTAQLSFDDNKLVQQLAGEQNNHLKLIEKQLDVRIHLRGNQFTISGDRPHVELSERLLFGLGELIQGGYPLYAGDIVYAIRILSENIQRSLKDIFLDHVFIASNRRVITPKSVKQKEYIEAIRHYDIVFGVGPAGTGKTYLAMAMAVAAMTKDLVRRIVLVRPAVEAGEKLGFLPGDLAEKVNPYLRPLYDALHDMMDFERATGLLQRGAIEVAPLAFMRGRTLNDAFVILDEAQNTTTEQMKMFLTRLGLGSKAVITGDITQIDLPENKPSGLIEAIDLLQGIQGIQMVFFSKKDVVRHRLVQEIIQAYEQVELRKAQGARTPSEK, from the coding sequence TTGGCCAGTACAGCGCATGAGACGGAAAAGCAACGCGGGAGCACGGCCCAGCTTTCCTTTGACGACAACAAGCTGGTGCAGCAGCTTGCAGGCGAGCAGAACAATCATCTCAAGCTGATCGAAAAGCAGCTGGATGTGCGCATCCATCTGCGCGGCAATCAGTTCACGATCTCAGGCGACCGGCCTCACGTCGAACTGAGCGAGCGACTGCTCTTCGGTCTTGGGGAACTGATTCAGGGCGGCTATCCGCTGTATGCCGGAGATATTGTCTACGCCATCAGGATATTGAGCGAGAACATACAGCGTTCTTTGAAGGACATATTCCTCGACCATGTGTTCATTGCGTCAAACCGTCGCGTGATCACGCCGAAGAGCGTCAAGCAGAAGGAATATATTGAGGCTATCCGGCATTATGATATTGTGTTCGGGGTCGGACCGGCCGGGACGGGCAAAACCTACCTGGCAATGGCCATGGCCGTCGCGGCGATGACCAAGGATCTGGTGCGCCGCATCGTACTCGTCCGCCCCGCGGTCGAAGCGGGAGAGAAGCTGGGGTTTTTGCCCGGAGATCTTGCGGAGAAAGTGAACCCCTATCTCCGGCCTCTTTATGACGCTCTGCACGATATGATGGATTTCGAGAGGGCCACCGGTCTGTTGCAGCGGGGTGCGATCGAAGTTGCACCCCTTGCATTCATGCGCGGGCGCACGTTGAACGACGCCTTTGTCATCCTGGATGAGGCTCAGAACACCACAACGGAACAGATGAAAATGTTCCTCACCAGGCTGGGGCTCGGATCGAAGGCGGTCATCACGGGGGATATCACCCAGATCGATCTGCCCGAGAACAAGCCTTCGGGTCTCATCGAGGCCATCGATCTGCTGCAGGGGATCCAGGGAATACAGATGGTCTTTTTTTCCAAGAAGGACGTTGTCCGCCATCGGCTCGTACAGGAAATCATACAGGCCTACGAGCAGGTGGAGCTGCGGAAAGCCCAGGGCGCCAGGACTCCATCAGAAAAGTGA
- a CDS encoding HD family phosphohydrolase, translated as MDKDKREPEKSKGRPRTTLIRRFLPFCREEIYCRKVLILVAVSAIIAVLVTPSFTSDSPPFRLGDIADRNVKAKRDFFVEDEAATGKQREEAVRRSPIIYDLDENIAASTFERVGSAFHAMREFLSEDRYPFPRLEMPRESAFGSGLGSGDASALPVSETAQQTLRRKKDFENILGLQISSEVFSSFLEKGFGKDLQDRLVQLLKTSFEQGIVSGKAWMNRDAAESVVIRKAGTSEEHLVHPPYSYPDLEEARKLMVMQALDQGHDIKEMIAFTSLATQLLQSNLHFNFEETESRRERAYIQVKPVLIKVMKNEMLVREGQRVGQDEILKLKAHQSAGTERHWLLVFVSLFLFCVLCIWVVVHVARQHLPYFRMEYQDLLFLAILLILLMSLGRVTMSVAGLIGDASANLTANAFIYAIPLSAGAMMACIFFGVTVSLIFSLVLTLFAGMLFGKDFGLFFYFMIGSFVAAHGVSPCRNRMIPIKAGLLVGCANVVLILLSAYLQDQWIFLRVLTNAFFGFCGGIFAGILVTGLTPLVEMAFSYTTDIKLLELATMDQPLLRELMVEAPGTYHHSIIVGNMVEAAAKSIGANSLMAKVAAYYHDIGKIKKPLYFIENQFECENRHEKLAPSMSSLILISHVKEGAEMARQSRLGKDIIDIISQHHGKSFISFFYNKAMEAREKSRTSKGALLPPINMDDYRYPGPKPQTKEAGLVMLADVVEAACRSLSEPTPARIQGLVHRLINNIFSDGQLDECELTLKDLHQIAKHFNQILATIHHKRIEYPGVSASEGKGRADAVDPNQREAKPDRDKQAANKERGKPDLKRLGIH; from the coding sequence ATGGACAAGGACAAACGGGAGCCGGAGAAGAGCAAGGGCAGGCCCAGAACGACCCTGATCCGTCGCTTCCTGCCGTTCTGTCGGGAAGAAATCTACTGCCGGAAAGTCCTCATACTCGTTGCTGTCAGCGCGATCATCGCCGTCCTGGTGACCCCTTCCTTCACCAGCGACAGTCCGCCGTTCCGGTTGGGTGACATTGCGGATCGAAACGTGAAAGCCAAGCGTGATTTCTTCGTGGAAGACGAAGCCGCAACCGGCAAACAGCGCGAGGAAGCCGTCAGGCGATCGCCCATCATTTACGACCTCGACGAGAATATCGCCGCAAGCACCTTCGAGCGCGTGGGAAGCGCCTTTCATGCGATGCGGGAATTCCTGAGCGAAGACCGTTACCCCTTCCCTCGCCTGGAAATGCCCCGGGAAAGTGCTTTCGGCTCCGGCCTCGGGTCCGGGGACGCTTCCGCCTTGCCGGTCTCCGAAACCGCCCAGCAGACCCTGCGCAGGAAGAAGGACTTCGAAAACATCCTCGGCTTGCAGATCAGCTCGGAAGTCTTTTCGAGTTTCCTCGAGAAGGGGTTCGGAAAGGATCTGCAGGACCGCCTGGTACAATTGCTCAAGACCTCGTTCGAGCAGGGCATCGTGTCGGGCAAGGCATGGATGAACCGGGACGCCGCAGAGAGCGTGGTCATTCGAAAAGCGGGCACGTCGGAGGAACACCTGGTACACCCGCCCTATTCCTATCCCGACCTGGAAGAGGCGCGAAAACTCATGGTCATGCAGGCGCTGGACCAGGGGCACGACATCAAGGAGATGATCGCCTTCACCTCGCTGGCAACGCAATTGCTTCAGTCCAACCTTCATTTCAACTTCGAAGAGACCGAAAGCCGGCGGGAACGTGCCTACATCCAGGTCAAGCCGGTGCTGATCAAGGTCATGAAAAATGAAATGCTGGTGCGGGAAGGCCAGCGCGTGGGCCAGGATGAAATCCTGAAGTTGAAAGCCCACCAGAGCGCCGGTACGGAACGGCACTGGCTGCTCGTCTTCGTTTCGCTCTTCCTGTTCTGCGTGCTGTGCATCTGGGTGGTCGTCCACGTGGCGCGGCAGCATCTCCCGTATTTCCGGATGGAATATCAAGACCTGTTGTTCCTGGCGATCCTCCTGATCCTCTTGATGAGTCTGGGCCGCGTGACCATGTCGGTCGCGGGTCTGATCGGCGACGCCTCGGCAAACCTTACGGCCAATGCGTTCATCTACGCCATCCCGCTGAGCGCCGGCGCCATGATGGCGTGCATTTTTTTCGGCGTGACGGTTTCCCTCATCTTTTCCCTTGTGCTCACCCTTTTTGCGGGCATGCTGTTCGGCAAGGACTTCGGGCTGTTCTTCTATTTCATGATCGGTTCTTTCGTGGCCGCTCACGGAGTCTCCCCCTGCAGGAATCGCATGATCCCCATCAAGGCGGGCCTCCTGGTCGGCTGCGCCAACGTGGTCCTGATCCTTCTCAGCGCCTATCTGCAGGACCAGTGGATTTTCCTGAGGGTGCTCACGAACGCTTTCTTCGGCTTCTGCGGGGGCATTTTCGCGGGAATCCTGGTGACCGGGCTGACTCCTCTGGTCGAGATGGCCTTCAGCTACACAACCGACATCAAGCTGCTGGAGCTGGCCACGATGGACCAGCCCCTGCTCCGCGAGCTGATGGTGGAGGCTCCGGGCACCTATCATCACAGCATCATCGTGGGGAACATGGTGGAAGCTGCGGCCAAATCCATCGGGGCGAATTCCCTGATGGCCAAAGTGGCCGCCTACTATCACGATATCGGTAAGATCAAGAAGCCGCTCTACTTTATCGAGAATCAGTTCGAATGCGAGAACCGCCATGAGAAGCTGGCCCCGTCCATGAGCAGCCTGATCCTCATCTCCCACGTCAAGGAAGGGGCGGAAATGGCGCGGCAGAGCAGGCTGGGCAAGGACATCATCGATATCATCAGTCAGCACCACGGCAAGAGCTTCATTTCGTTCTTTTACAACAAGGCCATGGAAGCCCGGGAAAAATCCAGGACCAGCAAAGGCGCATTGCTGCCCCCGATCAACATGGACGATTATCGCTATCCCGGTCCCAAGCCTCAGACCAAGGAAGCAGGACTGGTGATGCTGGCCGACGTTGTCGAAGCGGCCTGCCGTTCCCTGAGCGAACCCACCCCGGCAAGGATCCAGGGACTCGTACACCGGTTGATCAACAACATCTTCAGTGACGGTCAACTGGACGAATGCGAGCTCACACTCAAGGATCTTCATCAAATAGCCAAGCACTTCAACCAGATACTGGCCACCATCCATCACAAACGCATTGAATACCCGGGCGTTTCGGCAAGCGAAGGGAAGGGCAGAGCCGATGCCGTTGATCCAAATCAGCGAGAAGCAAAGCCGGATCGAGACAAACAGGCGGCGAATAAAGAGCGCGGCAAACCGGATCTTAAACGCCTTGGGATTCACTGA
- the ybeY gene encoding rRNA maturation RNase YbeY has translation MPLIQISEKQSRIETNRRRIKSAANRILNALGFTDAELSILIVDDEEMAGLNSTYRRKDTSTDVLSFPMREGEFGDVCEEVLGDVVICAPMAKRMGELHGASFQSVMDLLLVHGILHLVGHDHEQGRGEAARMADKTMELLKMLGHSAESFAWYVDGQD, from the coding sequence ATGCCGTTGATCCAAATCAGCGAGAAGCAAAGCCGGATCGAGACAAACAGGCGGCGAATAAAGAGCGCGGCAAACCGGATCTTAAACGCCTTGGGATTCACTGATGCCGAGTTGAGTATCCTGATCGTCGACGACGAGGAAATGGCCGGTCTCAATTCAACGTACCGGCGCAAAGACACATCCACGGATGTGCTCTCGTTCCCGATGCGGGAAGGGGAATTCGGCGACGTCTGCGAGGAGGTCCTGGGGGATGTCGTGATCTGCGCTCCCATGGCGAAGCGCATGGGCGAGTTGCACGGCGCGTCTTTTCAGTCGGTAATGGATCTTCTTCTTGTTCACGGCATCCTTCACCTGGTGGGCCACGATCACGAACAAGGCCGCGGGGAGGCTGCCCGTATGGCCGACAAGACCATGGAACTGCTCAAAATGCTTGGGCATTCCGCGGAAAGCTTCGCTTGGTACGTGGACGGGCAGGACTAA
- a CDS encoding pyridoxine 5'-phosphate synthase, translating into MARLAINVDHVATVRQARRASEPDPVTAAALAELAGAHGIVVHLREDRRHIQDRDVQVLRQTVKSKLNLEMAATREMIQIALNIKPEMVTLVPEKRQELTTEGGLDVVSFEGALEEAIKTLHEGGIAVSLFINPDPRHIKVAHRLEAEYVEIHTGMFAEADSYTRRQEEYERVVTSAKLARKLGLGAHAGHGIGYQNVLWLRNIPEIQEFSIGHAVIARAVLVGMERAVREMLALVNG; encoded by the coding sequence GTGGCCCGACTTGCAATCAATGTGGATCATGTCGCGACGGTCAGGCAGGCACGACGGGCGTCGGAACCCGACCCTGTCACCGCCGCCGCCCTGGCTGAGCTCGCCGGAGCGCACGGCATCGTGGTGCATCTCCGGGAGGACCGGCGGCACATTCAGGACAGGGATGTGCAGGTCTTGCGACAGACCGTGAAGAGCAAGCTGAACCTGGAAATGGCGGCGACCAGGGAAATGATCCAGATCGCGCTCAACATCAAACCGGAGATGGTCACCCTCGTCCCCGAAAAGCGCCAGGAACTGACGACCGAGGGGGGCCTCGATGTCGTGAGCTTCGAGGGCGCGCTGGAGGAAGCCATCAAGACCCTTCACGAGGGAGGCATCGCGGTCAGCCTGTTCATCAACCCGGACCCCAGGCACATCAAGGTGGCCCACCGGCTCGAAGCCGAGTACGTGGAGATCCACACCGGAATGTTCGCCGAGGCGGATTCCTACACCCGGCGCCAGGAAGAGTACGAGCGCGTCGTGACCTCGGCCAAACTCGCCCGCAAGCTGGGTCTGGGCGCTCACGCCGGTCATGGGATAGGCTACCAGAACGTGCTGTGGCTGAGGAACATCCCCGAAATCCAGGAATTCAGCATCGGCCATGCCGTGATTGCCCGGGCGGTGCTGGTGGGCATGGAACGCGCCGTCCGGGAAATGCTTGCGCTGGTGAACGGTTAG
- the acpS gene encoding holo-ACP synthase has protein sequence MAIRGIGIDLIRVDRLRLLLERWGARFEQRVFTRNEREDCSRRKDYAGCLALRFSAKEAFAKALGTGLRNPVTWQDIEVSNDSLGKPTISLSESALRFCREHNITSWHLSLTDDGDYGAAVVVLEGPSAAPGTSPEGEAEP, from the coding sequence ATGGCCATCCGCGGCATCGGCATCGACCTGATCCGGGTCGACCGGCTCCGTCTCCTGCTGGAGCGCTGGGGAGCGCGGTTCGAACAACGCGTTTTCACCAGGAACGAACGGGAAGACTGCTCCCGGCGAAAGGACTATGCGGGCTGCCTGGCCTTGCGGTTTTCCGCCAAGGAGGCTTTTGCCAAGGCGTTGGGTACCGGGCTTCGAAACCCGGTCACCTGGCAGGATATCGAGGTGTCGAACGACTCGCTCGGGAAACCGACGATCTCTCTTTCCGAGAGCGCTCTGCGGTTCTGCCGGGAACACAATATCACTTCCTGGCACTTGAGCCTCACCGACGATGGCGATTACGGTGCCGCCGTGGTCGTGCTCGAAGGTCCCTCAGCGGCGCCCGGCACATCACCGGAAGGCGAGGCGGAGCCTTGA